A stretch of DNA from Paramisgurnus dabryanus chromosome 19, PD_genome_1.1, whole genome shotgun sequence:
aaaaacaacacatagattacctaggaaaccaaaacatgtgttattttcgacaaggcatttgttcaagagatcagtttagcaactagtcagaccattaaaaaaacaaaactggaagtaaggttcggatccagacgtgaatcgcgtcagcgcacgtgcgtccgatgaaaccgtctataaacaCATTACAAAGACTGTGAAATGTGTAGTACTGTATTTGCTGAATTGACACCGTTattccacatttctgtgttcatgATTATATGGGCGGAGCTAAAACTGTGGCTCgatgatgcactggagccactgagcatggccccgcccctaaagCAATCacaagcatccattcaggttgtagctgTACCTGAAAGTTAAGAGAGATGGCAGCTTTCCTGCAAGTGGGCACAACCCCAGGGTTTGAGAGTGGagaatgttgtttttttgcaagattttgataacttattttatttacttggtgttttttatcattcaaatttgactgggtggttaataacacatttttctgtgtaTGACAAACTTAGAACATTTAATATCATCACTTCACACTGACTTAAAAATGacgatcttaattttttttacttttataatgtataagttattattattcatcaTAATTCTTTatgctgtatatatatatatatataatcagttatacatttaatattgtttttttgaGCAGCACTGATATATTTAGCAAATTTTTTTGCAAAGTATCTCATATTGTAGCTGTAACTTATGCAAGAGCCGTGAGAATCATTCATAAGGCATGCAATCCACCTTTGGATGGGGTGACGTGCTAAACAGTAAATGGTTTAACTCTACACGTAATTCTTCCCCCTCACGCGTCTCATTCATTTTAAACACGACTAATTTTATTGATTCAAGAGCAGTTATAGGCAACAAACACAGAGGACCGTGATCTATTTCACAGACTCCAGAGGATTTTATAGTCTCAGACTGTGTGTAATAGTCGAAGATAAACCTGTTAGCAGGTGACACACTGCCATGACTCGGTCTAAACATGTAAAGACAACATCTGCTGCCCTCTTTAGGACAACCACACAACTGCACTACAACCTCACTGAGATTTAAAGGCATGTTTtgggttaaaaattatttacatcTGTGCCTCTTGAATTATTCAATAATTATTTTTAGTCTGGATAAGAGAGTGAATTAATCCATTAGTGAGATTAATGGCGTCACCTGATCATGAAGTCGTGTAGCACAGGGTCCACATGCTCCAGAATGGGCATCAGGTAGTTCAATATGTGTTTTGTGCTGTCCATAGTGGGGTCCATGAAATCCCTGCAGATCCCAACAGAACAGAAACGGTTTGAGTCCTTTGCTAAAAAGTCTTCTAAAAGATATTGTAAAAAAACTCCATGAAGCTTCACCTGAGATGGTGATTGGACAGTTTCTCCATGAGCGCAATGGTCATTCTCTCTCCCACCACCAGCAGGAAGGTCACAACAAAGTCATGATATCCCTGATAATAGTGCAGCTGAGGGTTTCTCCTCAATACATCCAGAATGATGTCAATCAGCTGTTCCTGGAGAACCTCCCGCTCATCCACACGCATGCCTGAGACACATTTATATACAACCTTTATTTATCCTTAAACCAAAACATCGACCCCCACTAACTGGAAGCATGCATGAAGGCCAGTAAATGAATAAGTGAGATCATATGACAGCGTGTCATGTCTGTTCTTCAACTGATAATAGATATCAGACACTGACCCTTAGGGAAGCGCCTCATTGATCTCCTGACATCAAGCACCACCTGTCTGAAGTCTTTGTGGTTCTCACGGACATCTTTGGCTTTGGAAAAGATGAAGAGTTTGACATTATACTTGAACAGTTATTGTGTTGAAGAAAGCACAAACAAACACTTACAGGGTTTGGCAGGAAGATTGTAGACATTGACATTGAGAAGTTTGGGCCAAACTTTTCTCCTCATGTCATCCGTCAGCAAACCTCCTTCACTTATAGCTGCCTGCCGCAGGGTCTCAATGTTCACAGGGTCGCTGTTCAGAGCCTGATGGATATGCACAAGCTTCTGTTTCTTCCACGACAAATGTTCTGTAGGTGGAGTACAAAAAATCTGAGGTAAAAATTACCAATCAACAAATGTAACGGGTAAAAGTAAAGACTGGTTAGTCATCTGACAGCTTTCCTGGGGAGCAGAGGATAGAGCTGGGGGCGGGGTTTAAGCAGGAGTAGAGGTCAGGGAGGGGTTAAACCAGGAGCAGAGGTTGGAGCGAAGTTGGGGGTGGGGTTTAAGCAGAACGAGGAGAGAGCGGAAACAGGCTGTAGAGGAGGCGTGGCTTAAGAGGGGGCGGGGTTTAAGCAGAACCAGAAGTTAAAGCCAGAGTACAcattagggctgggcggtatgacggtatattccgttaccgcggaataaaatgtcagacgtaacagatttttctattccgcggaatgcaaataagtgggcgtggctaactctgccctccagcatgttagactgagtgtgacggagaaacatgtaaaatagttcacttataaaaaatgaacgagttatttgtgtaatttttataataagtgccagtgaatccaccgcgggtcacgcagcgagactcttgtcttgctcgctctcgcgcgcactctctctctctctcctcatgcAGCAGCTGGCCGGTCTCTCGCGTGCAGAGATCTCTAGGCACGCGCAAGGAGCTGCGACGCCAAATAAAGAGTTCGTctcgcacataatgctaatagttgtaaagttttctgaactttaagcaagctaagacaaaactcgcgtttatatcagtgacacgtgcgcttctggagcgatgtagtttgacgcgccatttgcttatacaaacatatttgatcggaaagacgagaaagagatgcaaatgtttaggtctaatagaaagtaaagggcgtcatgaccttaaaacaaactttatgatcatcacatcatagcacctgtcacatttataatatctagagcttcttctctcatatacaggacaggtatttatcctttttgcatatatttatacctgttcattttacatattgcagaTGTTTAttgtaatgtatgcataaatacaagatacaatgaagccatactatagctttaatagtctataaaattaataactcaaataaaaacaaattctgTCCAATCAAGACTTATCTGTTGCTATCTTCTGggcatttttactttaacattattaactttaaattgctcatattttaaaactgtggtgagcatttagttaaaagctatagtgagtggtgtatttctgtacatttttatcatcaaaaaacaatataaacaaaaaaaaaacatgtataccgtgaaatattccgttccgtgaaataaaatgactcattccgtgaaatagatttttggtcattccgcccacccTAGTACACATTGTACAATATATTTGAACCGTCAGTAGCATAACAGGCCTTTTGAATTGTAGATGTTTTCACGGCATTCAAGCAAAATACTAACGCAAATACGCACTCAGATCACTGTCAAGTCCGACTGCATTTAATTTaagccaaaatattttttcacagatGCACACAATAATTTACACTAGTGATTGGCGATATtaaagcactgcttcatgaagCCTCgaaacatttaattcaattcacttttatttaaaaagcgcttttcacaattgtatTCAAAGCACCTTTACATCAATAAAAGCAAGAAAAAACAAATGTACGAATCTTGTGATTTTAGCAAAGCAGGCTTctttacgtcataactgtttcaaAACTCCGATGactcaccactagggggagttgatcacaaattGGCCAGTGGCTAATGTGGCTAGGTGAACTCAGCTCAGTTATATTATgctcataataaaataatttcataaaacAGTCATCCTTCTGACTGATAACACTACAGTTTTGCttactttttatttatatacagatTTAATGAGAAACATGTGCATCAATATTAAAAGGGGAGTTAGAGTGTAAATGATctatttgccctaaataaaactaaaaacacagaatacactttacttaatggcttaattaaaggcggggtgcatgacaTCTGAAAATCAATGTTGATTTtcaaaatcacctaaacaaacacgcccctaccccaatagaatctggaccttctttttaTAGACCCGCCCCATACAAACACAATAGAGACAGAGCacagttatgcaaatttgaaaaacacgcccaccggggggaaaacagtccaaccgtctccattgactttgtattgcgagaggctgcatccttgtcatttctggcttataacaaaaaacagaataatgcctaaaagctgctgtgtgacaatatgtagggatgggcacgagtactcgattgctcgagtactcgaacgtggcatcgatgatcgatcacgaaaacgatgatcatgtgggtttatttatttatttattgtggatatggcggcatttgggTGTCTGGATAGCGTTACGAGCGCATGTGGTACtagtggtagtaaagactgggtctggagatgcgtgtttgacgtcgtgtcgagctacgcagaccgacgtatgacatcagtaacattaccatgcgtgattcaaaaacaaacagattccGCGCGACCGCGCATCAGCAACCCGCCGGTCTGCGTAATGCGCGGCAGCCCGCGAGCCCGCGAAGCCGgtcacacctcacatcactgaggcactatggtttaaaaggatgccgtgatcttcggaaatacagtcagtcagttgcaaaatgtacagcgccgtcaaaagttcaatgggttatcatctcatatttaaacatcaaatgtcaagagataccagagagccatacgagcatttacattacatcttgactgaggtaagaggacggcacgacacagctaaatgctaaaatgatagcaaaacacttaaagctgcttaatgttatgaagcttgtgctttgactggacgtgtttaaaagtgcgctaattatgatgcacatccacaaagggagttaaactttcttttttttagataacttagttgaaaacttagttgaagtcttgcatttatgcagatagatgcacgttgtacatttatgttgtataaaggcttaatattatgcagagcgcttcggtttgtgtttgttaaccctttagtttcattccatcacgcagcttttcctgatagaggtttctgttaaaaacatttaattcattaaaactccagtatgtgttcattgttctgtcatagtttcttcgaaattaagttttatttgagtgtttttaataaaaatattttcattttcaccatgacgtgtacgccccgcccctttgattgccccgcccccagttaatcgagtactcgttcttcagacctatggattaatcgaaatgaaaaaatgacataaatgcacatccctaacaatatgtacagctaacaagccaaagaacccagaaataagtttttataagctgtcgagcagTAAAACCCaacctttaaggagaaaaaagtgaaTCGCCGACTacatttccccctagtggacgaaGTTCTACTAATaaaagtactatgaaaagttgcctgttttccacttttgtgtctttaaacgctcgttttttgatgtcgacagcttataaaaacttatttctgggttctttggcttgttagctgtacatattgtcacacaatagcttttaggcattattctgttttttgttataagccagaaatgacaaggaggcagcctctcgcaatacaaagtcaatggagacggttggattgttttccccccggtgggcgtggtctctatccaggcaacgatgtcgtttagtagacacgccccttactgctgattggatACAAGTGTGGTTTTGGTAATCGGCCCGATTCCCTTTcccaaagcatttttttttagaaatcttgCATCCCTGCTTTgagttaaaacttttttttttttttaaacatataagAAAAATCTTGCAATTAGTTtgaaaaagtgtaaaatgttttttttttgcttttacaACGTTTCCGCCAGAAGATGGcgccatttttgggtgtttcaAGAACTTCGAAATAGTGAATCAtatttcgaagcaattggttcaattgattcaaaGCTTCGAAAAGGTTCGTTTCTCCTTTCCCTTATTCACACTTTAGAGTCCTGCTTTAattaaaatcaatgtaaaaatgaTAACCTCATAAATATTACGATCATGATTAGCATCACAGTAAGTGACGTCATCACTCACATGGGTTTCAGCTGGCGTCACtctcttgtcttccgccattttgaggacctgaagtggtcgcaaaagaactagaagctatgccttcaatatgttgtgagcatcaaaatcgctatttttacaacactaagaaggctcgacaaaacatgatattttgctcgaagtattgcccgtgtctctacacgtgaactcgagcattgagaacattgtttgtgaacaaagagtttactaaaaagaaggttttgaacaactgactttggttgatttggcttccgctcgccgccatcttccCAGTCTAGATGTATCGATCTGCGAATGGAACGTAAGGatggaggagagtaaagatggatagctcctaaagcatagttccatataaatgcacagataattcgttgttttgtcgcaagtgaaaaacaatattgaccttctagttgaaaaaggagcctcatatgagattcattcattccccttcggaaatcgattatttccGTCTGGCAGGGATGACGAgcagacaccataacagccaaaatcagttgtacaaaactttctttttattaaactctgtgtacacaaacaatgttctcaatgttcgcgttcatgagtagagatccaggtgatacttcgagcaaagtttcatgttgtgacgcgccgccttagtgttgtaaaatagtggtagttcggtagcagcgaacagcggctggaagaacgtatCGGGGattgagtaggcatcacacccaaaccaaggtatatttttttaaagtcgcgtttcttttcatgacagtcgaggtgcgacatgttgtctttcgtagccatttcccgtatccataagaatcatagacagtaaaagataagaaatccgtaaatcgtagcaagccagccaatgcttgtcagtagcctactggtactcggtaggtcctcaagatggcggcataacgtaaaaagtcacatgactgaaacCCATGTATATATTTCTCACACACGCGTGCAACAGGCCATACACTGATAGACCTCACACACATTCATTCCGCTCATACTGTAAGTTACAACCAGCGTCAGACCTGGTTTGACAACTTTGATGACAAAATAACTTTTTCACATTCAGTGACATCATCATAAATCGCTGGTTCACAACCAGTGACATCAAAATAAATCTCTTGCTCGCCTCGTTTGCTGACTTTAAGGAATCTCTCGCAGCCTGTCAGTCCGACAACATACGTGGATCTCCCACACACCATCACGATTTTTTTCTCATGGATCTCTCACATTTGGTGATCACAAGAAAGGATCTCTTAGACTTTACATTCTGTGACAGTCATCATAGATCATTCAGTCAGTGAGTTTAATATATCACACAAGGTACCTTCATTTCTCTTCACAGTCGCTCTTGATTCAGTTCCCCGAAGTCTATTTCTCCCTCTTTTCATCTTTTATGCAATATACAGTCATGAGGACATAAACCACAAAGTTTTACAGTGATAATATAGTACACTTAATTCAAAACAGACTATCAACACGAAAAGAAAGTAATAATCCCCTCAGATCTCGCTGGTGACGTCGAGTTGCTCTGCGAGTCACAAGAGCTTTACTTCTATTGGCTGCAAACGCCGGTGAGTCACTCAATCCTGACTGGCATCTACTTCGCACCTGATTGGTCAACAGAAGCCTTGCACTCCAACACCATTGGTCCAATTCAAAATGTATTCTGAGCATGCGCATAAAGAACAGTAACAGGCGGCGTGTCGGTATTTATTTATCAAACTGATTAAAATTAGTCGTTTTAGGTATAAAGAAATGATAagtaatattaataaaatgtatgtggtaattaaatataataataacagAAACGTGTTGGTTGTCTAGTAAGCAGTAACTTAACTGTTTTGTGTATATTTTACACAATTTAGATTGCTAAGATTTGATAATTAATTGTAGTGTTAAAGTATCCTGTTAAACAAAACCCTTGTTTACACTGAGGTATTTAAACGTATAAATAAAATACGATATAGAATTAGGCATAAATGAACATACACTTATCATAAAATCAATGCAAATGCATTTTATATTCATAAGTGTTTAAACACTATTGGCTTACAGCTGGCTAACATTGTAAAACAGTGTAATAAATGACTGCTTTATGAGGGGGAAATGTGTCAGGGTGCATCGGTGTCTCAATTATTGCGCAACCTGTGCGCAGCCCGGTCGGCTTCATGTTGCCCTTGTATTGGATTCAACGCGCTATTGTGATATATCGGTAAAACGTGAACGACATGAGAGAAACAACGTGTCGGTCTGAATCCATGTCATTGTGAAAATGGGCGACAGACACGAGAAAGGCCCTGTGAAGCGCAGGAGAAGAACCACGATCGCCGGAGAGGCTGCGGGAGCTCGAGCGCAGCGCGGTGGCGCAGGAGAGACGCTCAGCGGAAAGGTGCTCGAGTCACCTACCAAAAAACACGACAGTAATGATGGCAATAATCACAGACTCAGGTACATTGTGTTTTATCCATACGTTTATACATCGAGCATTTTCCCTATGTACCAAATGATGCACGGGCTGTGATGTGAACTGTTAGGATGCCAGATCTGTAATATGAAGTGACATATGaatatgaatattaataataaacgtATAGGTCTGAATATTATATACATATGAATATTATAGAGTCTGtctatagagagagagagagatactaAGTTATAAATTGTAACTAAtgcataatatacatatataggcCAATAAACATGCACATTTTTCATCTTGATAGCTTGCATACCTCTGGCAAAAAGATTAAAAGTATGAAAGAGTCACAAAGTCTAAAtagcattgcattgtaaaaatgtttaatgaaTGCAAAATGTTTTCTAAGTAAGTACTTTGATTGGTTCgaaataatgtcattaaattTCACGAAAATTAACTaatgttttactacagttaaaaccaaaacaaCATGATTACTCTAGTAAAGCCATGTTTACCACAAAATAAACCATGGTATTCAAAAATAATAGTTAAACAATAGTTACTAGTAAAAGCATTATTTTggtaatagtaatcaatacaccaaaaaaaaaaaaacatggttactattacaaaaaaaaccatggttaaattTCATAAGGGTTCATGTAGGTTATCCactaaaaattatatttagctCTATCATATATTACATGTTGAAGTGGTTTAGTCAAAGACAACACTTCATTTCTTCATTAGAGTTAATGGTTTAACTATGACTACTAGTGTTTGAACCAGTCACCACTACATTAACATTATTTAGCACTAATCTCTCATAAACAGATAGTGAGTGAAAGTGAGAGACTTGGTCTTGACTGGTTCCTCTATTCAAACTAATGATGAATGCCATGAATGATGAAATAATGAAGCCGCTTGATATGAGGACATCATCTTGCATCAGTATATGTCCTAAGAAAGCAGCTACTACACTATGTGTTAACATGTTAACCGTTTAATAGATAGCTGTGGTAGTGAGGACAGTGGTTTTTTGCTATGGCCTACATCAAACCTAACcccttaaatgtatacatttagtaATACTCTTTAGGTCCAAatctttactttttttaatgattAGTGACCCAGTAATGGCTTGGGTTCATATCTTGATCATTTTCTTTAACATTTCTTTAACGTATTGCATGGGTAATACTGAGATTTTGACTTAAACTGGGTTTCTGGTTGCTGCAGTGTTTCATCAGCAGTATAAGTTTTAGTCTTCAATCAATCTCTCAAGATTTCATCTTAGTGTCTGGGATGTAATAGCAGATATTACAGCGGCCCCAAAACTGTCGTACATTAGTCACACTTACAATATCACTGCGTTAGATAACATTGACAAACAAATGCAGAACTTTCTTCACTTTCTTTTATTTcctgtttttaaatgaaaatgtgaACTTTTATGCAACTGGTGTGAAGGTGGAGGACATTTAGTGGATGTAGAAAGTCCTAACAAAGCAGCTTTGTTAGGACTTTCTACATCCACTAAATGTCCTCCACCTTCACACCAGTTGCATAAAAGTTCAAATTTTCATTTATGGACATTCTGTAGTCTCTAAACTTATGAAcaataatatgtttttattttgaatacacgttatataaaatgttttgctCTAGAAGTGTGCTGGTGTtgtctttatttaaaagaaattaaaCTTGGTTTGAAATTTTAGATATCTAATAGAATTGGCTATAATATTTTCTGAATGTGAAGTGATCTAGGGtttaaatactaacatgtttCCTTAAAAACTGTTGTATCCAGCAAGCATAGCCATCATTGCTATGTCtagcagtgttgggggtaacgcattacaagtaacgtgcattacgtaataatataacttttgtgAAGTAACCAGTAACACactactttataaatgtacacattaaaggtgcagtgtgtaacctTTAGAAAGATCTAaagacagaaatgcaatataatctacataactatattatctttggtgtataaagaccttacataatgaactgttatgtgtttattatcttagaatgagccatttttatctacatggacatcgccattttgtgccgccatgtttctacagtagacAAACTGCTGTAAAGAGCACTTTTATCACTACTgtacaacatgtttgtcctttggcggctactgtagcttcccTATGCGTTTTGGTGAATGGTGGattaagccattggttgcaattcacaatctcactgctagatgccgccacaatctacacactgcacctttaatatttgagttacttttaaaaaaaagtaatgcaagttacttttcagtttaattcattagagaaaaaaaattaataaaaaaatgtactgaattaaactgaatgtAGTCACGTTTgaggaacagtttgagtcagaaaacggagatggcaggccagagcttgacatttttgtgattgaaatatgcaatttctgaatgctgAACTTTTAAGTCATAAAACTGAAAGAGATCACGTcttagccaagtaagaa
This window harbors:
- the LOC135774260 gene encoding TBC1 domain family member 20 isoform X3, encoding MKRGRNRLRGTESRATVKRNEEIHEKKIVMVCGRSTYVVGLTGCERFLKVSKREHLSWKKQKLVHIHQALNSDPVNIETLRQAAISEGGLLTDDMRRKVWPKLLNVNVYNLPAKPSKDVRENHKDFRQVVLDVRRSMRRFPKGMRVDEREVLQEQLIDIILDVLRRNPQLHYYQGYHDFVVTFLLVVGERMTIALMEKLSNHHLRDFMDPTMDSTKHILNYLMPILEHVDPVLHDFMIRAEVGTIFALSWLITWYGYVLSDFRHILRLYDFFLASHPLMAVYFAAVIVLYRQEEVKNCDCDMPSVHQLLSRMPQDLPYEDLIGRAQSLFMSCPPSLLAQSVALQSHNILSI
- the LOC135774260 gene encoding TBC1 domain family member 20 isoform X2: MKRGRNRLRGTESRATVKRNEEHLSWKKQKLVHIHQALNSDPVNIETLRQAAISEGGLLTDDMRRKVWPKLLNVNVYNLPAKPSKDVRENHKDFRQVVLDVRRSMRRFPKGMRVDEREVLQEQLIDIILDVLRRNPQLHYYQGYHDFVVTFLLVVGERMTIALMEKLSNHHLRDFMDPTMDSTKHILNYLMPILEHVDPVLHDFMIRAEVGTIFALSWLITWYGYVLSDFRHILRLYDFFLASHPLMAVYFAAVIVLYRQEEVKNCDCDMPSVHQLLSRMPQDLPYEDLIGRAQSLFMSCPPSLLAQSVALQSHNIVAIRTFKDFQRSTLMQRPDSVLREQLQKRHENQLALPMNTQPTTTNQLVKMAVWGLSATLGATALAVVQTALNWAPEFLSQLF
- the LOC135774260 gene encoding TBC1 domain family member 20 isoform X1, whose product is MKRGRNRLRGTESRATVKRNEEIHEKKIVMVCGRSTYVVGLTGCERFLKVSKREHLSWKKQKLVHIHQALNSDPVNIETLRQAAISEGGLLTDDMRRKVWPKLLNVNVYNLPAKPSKDVRENHKDFRQVVLDVRRSMRRFPKGMRVDEREVLQEQLIDIILDVLRRNPQLHYYQGYHDFVVTFLLVVGERMTIALMEKLSNHHLRDFMDPTMDSTKHILNYLMPILEHVDPVLHDFMIRAEVGTIFALSWLITWYGYVLSDFRHILRLYDFFLASHPLMAVYFAAVIVLYRQEEVKNCDCDMPSVHQLLSRMPQDLPYEDLIGRAQSLFMSCPPSLLAQSVALQSHNIVAIRTFKDFQRSTLMQRPDSVLREQLQKRHENQLALPMNTQPTTTNQLVKMAVWGLSATLGATALAVVQTALNWAPEFLSQLF